A region from the Vicia villosa cultivar HV-30 ecotype Madison, WI linkage group LG3, Vvil1.0, whole genome shotgun sequence genome encodes:
- the LOC131656303 gene encoding zinc finger CCCH domain-containing protein 66-like: MHYMVSDLLVFSATDDVIAFKEAVENDNHDVDEVGLWYGRRIGSKEMGYEERTPLMIASLFGSKGVLSYILETGRVDVNQKCGSDRATALHCAVSGCSAASAEVIKLLLDASADVNSVDANGNRCIDLILMMSSSISGSKKRLLLAILDEFRMWDDIDEYNDFLKEVGFQMEKQQQDNGTPRIEKKDYPIDLPLPDINNGIYSTDEFRMYIFKVKTCSRAYSHDWTECPFVHPGENARRRDPMIYQYTCVPCPEFRKGSCSKEDACEYAHGIFECWLHPAQYRTRLCKDETECTRRVCFFAHKPEELRPLYASTGSALPSPISYSNSPSASSMDYFSLSSPCSSTKSMSTPPLTPTAPTSPAGGTMWPTQSYAAVPTLQMPRSRLKTGLNARDETEFLELENRLLQKLMIEEMTGLSFPSNRLAGVNPANFDDIVGSQIQSPTSTQVHPNVTQQLWSFSSDLTTSNVIGSPQINVDPFMNSKNDALSKRSQSFIERSSMVSFSTELPPATSVAMEPYTNLSGWGSPDGKLDWSIRGDELNKMKKSYSFSFRDQLSNSTMVAQNDDDQDVLLRQESWVNSLVKDSPIVQLEQYCVEE, encoded by the coding sequence GAGAGAACACCACTTATGATTGCTTCTTTATTTGGAAGCAAGGGTGTACTGTCATATATTCTTGAAACCGGACGTGTTGATGTTAACCAAAAGTGCGGCTCGGATAGGGCTACTGCTCTTCATTGTGCGGTTTCTGGTTGTTCTGCTGCTTCTGCTGAGGTTATCAAGCTTTTGCTTGATGCATCTGCAGATGTTAATTCTGTTGATGCGAACGGTAACCGGTGCATTGACTTGATTCTCATGATGTCTAGTAGTATCTCAGGTTCAAAGAAGAGGTTACTACTAGCCATACTAGATGAATTTAGGATGTGGGATGATATTGATGAATACAATGATTTCCTTAAGGAAGTAGGTTTCCAAATGGAGAAGCAGCAACAAGATAATGGTACACCTCGAATTGAGAAGAAAGATTATCCGATTGATCTACCCCTACCCGACATAAACAATGGGATATATAGTACAGATGAATTTAGGATGTATATATTCAAAGTGAAGACTTGTTCAAGGGCTTATTCTCATGATTGGACTGAGTGTCCCTTTGTTCATCCAGGGGAAAACGCAAGGCGCCGTGATCCAATGATATATCAATACACCTGTGTCCCTTGTCCTGAGTTTCGGAAGGGATCATGCAGTAAAGAGGATGCTTGTGAATATGCACATGGTATTTTTGAGTGCTGGCTTCATCCTGCTCAATACAGAACAAGGCTTTGTAAAGATGAGACTGAATGCACCCGAAGAGTCTGCTTTTTCGCGCACAAACCGGAGGAGCTTCGCCCATTGTATGCTTCTACTGGTTCTGCTTTGCCTTCACCTATATCCTATTCCAATTCACCAAGTGCTTCTTCAATGGATTATTTCTCATTGAGCTCTCCGTGCAGTTCGACAAAATCCATGTCGACACCGCCTTTGACTCCAACTGCACCGACTTCTCCTGCCGGTGGCACGATGTGGCCAACTCAATCTTATGCTGCAGTTCCTACTCTTCAGATGCCGAGAAGCAGATTGAAAACTGGATTGAATGCTAGAGATGAAACTGAATTTCTCGAACTTGAAAATCGCCTTTTGCAGAAGCTAATGATTGAAGAGATGACAGGTCTTTCATTCCCTTCAAATAGACTAGCAGGTGTGAATCCTGCTAACTTTGATGACATTGTCGGTTCTCAGATACAATCTCCAACATCAACTCAGGTGCATCCGAATGTTACTCAGCAACTTTGGAGTTTTTCTTCTGATCTTACCACTTCAAATGTGATTGGATCACCACAGATCAACGTTGATCCGTTTATGAATTCAAAAAATGATGCCCTGTCGAAGCGGAGCCAGAGCTTTATTGAGCGCAGCAGCATGGTCAGCTTTAGTACAGAACTTCCCCCTGCTACCTCGGTTGCTATGGAGCCATATACTAACTTGTCTGGTTGGGGCTCCCCTGATGGAAAATTAGACTGGTCCATCCGCGGTGATGAACTGAATAAGATGAAAAAGTCGTATTCTTTCAGCTTTCGAGACCAACTAAGCAATTCAACAATGGTTGCGCAAAATGATGATGATCAAGATGTATTATTAAGGCAGGAATCATGGGTTAATTCACTTGTGAAGGATTCCCCAATAGTGCAATTGGAACAATATTGTGTTGAAGAGTAA